Proteins encoded by one window of Halobaculum halobium:
- the thiL gene encoding thiamine-phosphate kinase — translation MDEREALARLADTLPGAGDDCAVVGDRVLTTDMLHETTDFPAGVDRYTAGWRSVGASLSDVAAMGADAEAAVAAYGAPRFDPDEVDDFVRGAREVCDAVDAEYVGGDLDHHGEFTVATTALGQTDDPVRRGGATRGDAVCVTGALGRSAAAIRAFETGDADRGNELFRFTPRVAAGAALRPYATAMMDSSDGLARSLHQLVEASGVSDLGMDITESYVPVDDAVADAFDDSEERQEAALFFGEDFELVFTLPGDAVDDARAASPTPITVIGNVTWDGVRMGGEPLPNRGYGHAGE, via the coding sequence ATGGACGAACGCGAGGCGCTCGCCCGGCTGGCTGACACACTCCCTGGCGCGGGCGACGACTGCGCGGTCGTCGGCGACCGGGTGCTCACGACCGACATGCTCCACGAGACGACCGATTTCCCCGCCGGCGTCGATCGCTACACGGCCGGCTGGCGGTCGGTCGGTGCCTCGCTGTCGGACGTGGCCGCGATGGGGGCCGACGCGGAGGCGGCCGTCGCGGCCTACGGGGCGCCGCGGTTCGATCCCGACGAGGTCGACGACTTCGTGCGCGGCGCTCGCGAGGTGTGTGACGCGGTCGACGCCGAGTACGTCGGTGGCGACCTCGACCACCACGGCGAGTTCACCGTCGCGACGACCGCGCTCGGGCAGACCGACGACCCGGTTCGGCGTGGCGGCGCAACGCGCGGGGACGCGGTGTGCGTCACCGGCGCGCTCGGCCGCAGCGCGGCCGCGATCAGAGCGTTTGAGACCGGCGACGCCGACCGCGGGAACGAGCTGTTCCGCTTCACCCCCCGGGTCGCCGCCGGCGCCGCGCTGCGCCCGTACGCGACGGCGATGATGGACTCCAGTGACGGACTCGCGCGCTCGCTGCACCAACTCGTCGAGGCGAGCGGCGTGAGCGATCTGGGGATGGATATCACCGAGTCGTACGTCCCTGTCGACGACGCGGTCGCGGACGCATTCGACGACTCCGAGGAGCGTCAGGAGGCCGCACTGTTCTTCGGCGAGGATTTCGAGTTGGTGTTCACGCTCCCGGGCGACGCCGTCGACGACGCTCGCGCGGCTTCGCCGACGCCGATCACCGTGATCGGAAACGTGACCTGGGACGGCGTCAGGATGGGCGGCGAACCTCTTCCGAACCGCGGATACGGGCACGCGGGGGAGTGA
- a CDS encoding DNA-binding protein, whose translation MSETPDDERLEELREQKLQELQDQAQGQGQGDAEAQQAAQEQAERQQEALLKQYLTDGARQRLNAVEMSKPDFAAQVKQQVTSLARSGRVNGRIDEDQMKELLRELQPDQKSFDIRRR comes from the coding sequence ATGAGCGAGACTCCGGACGACGAGCGGCTGGAGGAACTGCGCGAGCAGAAGCTGCAGGAGCTGCAAGACCAAGCACAGGGCCAGGGGCAGGGCGACGCGGAGGCCCAGCAGGCGGCCCAAGAGCAGGCCGAGCGCCAGCAGGAGGCGCTGCTGAAGCAGTATCTTACCGACGGCGCGCGCCAGCGGCTCAACGCCGTCGAGATGAGCAAACCCGACTTCGCCGCGCAGGTGAAACAGCAGGTCACCTCGCTGGCGCGCAGCGGCCGGGTGAACGGCCGCATCGACGAGGACCAGATGAAGGAGCTGCTGCGCGAACTGCAGCCCGACCAGAAGAGCTTCGACATCCGTCGTCGCTGA
- a CDS encoding lysylphosphatidylglycerol synthase transmembrane domain-containing protein, with protein MDSDQLRATVVGFLGAFAVLGALLYLVGVGDLLDVLRGASLDTVALVIVVTLGWLVAWSVALRTVLGVLGIQLSVVRSFLVFSGAMFSNNVTPFGQAGGEPVTALLIAKVADTEYERGLAAIASVDTLNFVPSITLALVGAAYFATETTFGTRLQLATGVVVALALLVPGLVYLGWRNRYALERRIVAAFVPLIRRIARVVPVFAAPTEESVESRIGHFFGAIERVATDRTGIAVSLAASTLGWIFQMIALYLAFLAIDQPVPFSAMLFVVPMGAIAGVTPLPGGAGGIEAVLVAVLAALPSVPVSATAALGAVVIYRGAVYWVPVIIGGTVVSVIGADSVG; from the coding sequence ATGGATTCGGACCAGCTACGCGCCACCGTCGTCGGGTTTCTCGGCGCGTTCGCGGTCCTCGGCGCGCTCTTGTATCTCGTCGGCGTCGGCGACCTCCTCGACGTGCTCCGGGGCGCCTCGCTGGACACGGTCGCGCTCGTGATCGTCGTCACGCTCGGGTGGCTCGTCGCGTGGTCCGTCGCGCTCAGGACCGTGCTCGGCGTGCTCGGCATCCAGCTGTCCGTCGTGCGATCGTTCCTCGTGTTCAGCGGCGCGATGTTCTCCAACAACGTCACCCCGTTCGGGCAGGCCGGCGGCGAACCGGTCACCGCGCTGCTCATCGCCAAGGTGGCAGACACGGAGTACGAGCGCGGACTGGCCGCCATCGCCAGCGTGGACACGCTCAACTTCGTCCCCTCGATCACGCTCGCGCTCGTCGGCGCGGCGTACTTCGCGACCGAGACGACGTTCGGCACCCGCCTCCAGTTGGCGACCGGCGTTGTCGTCGCGCTCGCGCTCCTCGTCCCGGGGCTCGTCTACCTCGGTTGGCGCAACCGCTACGCGCTGGAGCGTCGTATCGTCGCCGCGTTCGTCCCGCTCATCCGCCGGATCGCTCGCGTGGTTCCGGTGTTCGCTGCGCCGACCGAGGAGTCGGTCGAGTCGCGGATCGGCCACTTCTTCGGCGCCATCGAGCGGGTCGCCACCGACCGAACGGGGATCGCCGTCTCGCTGGCGGCCTCGACACTCGGCTGGATCTTCCAGATGATCGCGCTGTATCTCGCGTTCCTGGCGATCGACCAGCCCGTCCCGTTCTCGGCGATGCTGTTCGTCGTCCCGATGGGTGCCATCGCCGGCGTCACGCCGCTGCCGGGCGGCGCCGGCGGCATCGAGGCCGTGCTCGTCGCCGTCCTCGCCGCGCTTCCCTCGGTGCCCGTATCGGCGACGGCGGCCCTGGGCGCCGTGGTCATCTATCGCGGCGCAGTCTACTGGGTGCCGGTGATAATCGGCGGGACCGTCGTGAGCGTGATCGGCGCCGACAGTGTCGGCTGA
- the hisS gene encoding histidine--tRNA ligase yields the protein MPTYERLKGFRDFYPPEMAVRREVTDTLESVARGYGFREIDTPRLEPAEMWTDKSGDDIVDELYAFEDHGGRHVTLSPELTPTVARMYAAKAQELSKPVKWVSTRPFWRYEAVQQGRFREFYQTNIDIFGSAEPVADAEVLATAADALTELGLSTDDFEFRVSHRDILGSLLRSFGDDVDVRAAIRAVDKSEKVDETEYLDLLNDAGLGFDEAREFDDLLGVDDPADLAELTDFAPDNEELAAAVDNLRAVLAAADDFGVGEHCDLSLRTARGLDYYTGAVFECFDATGEIGRSVFGGGRYDDLIEDFGGQPTPAVGVAPGHAPLGLLLERAGVAPDAAIETDYYVLQVGDTRPTAARIARDLRGRGHVVESDVSDRSFGAQLNYADSINAETVVIVGEQDLANEEVTLKDMASGDQTTASVDEFPGGFDRPTFDDFA from the coding sequence ATGCCCACCTACGAGCGCCTGAAGGGGTTCCGCGACTTCTACCCCCCCGAGATGGCCGTCCGTCGGGAGGTGACCGACACGCTGGAGTCGGTCGCGCGCGGGTACGGCTTCCGCGAGATCGACACCCCCCGGCTGGAGCCGGCGGAGATGTGGACCGACAAGTCCGGCGACGACATCGTCGACGAGCTGTACGCCTTCGAGGACCACGGCGGCCGCCACGTCACGCTCTCGCCGGAGCTGACGCCGACGGTCGCGCGGATGTACGCCGCGAAGGCCCAGGAGCTGTCCAAGCCCGTCAAGTGGGTCTCGACGCGGCCGTTCTGGCGCTACGAGGCCGTCCAGCAGGGTCGCTTTCGGGAATTCTATCAGACGAACATCGACATCTTCGGCTCCGCCGAGCCCGTCGCCGACGCCGAGGTGCTCGCGACCGCCGCGGACGCGCTCACCGAATTGGGGCTCTCGACCGACGACTTCGAGTTCCGCGTCAGTCACCGCGACATCCTCGGATCGCTGCTGCGCTCGTTCGGCGACGACGTGGACGTGCGCGCGGCGATCCGCGCGGTCGACAAGTCCGAGAAGGTCGACGAGACCGAGTACCTCGACCTGCTCAACGACGCCGGCCTCGGCTTCGACGAAGCGCGCGAGTTCGACGATCTGCTTGGCGTCGACGACCCCGCGGACCTTGCCGAGCTGACCGACTTCGCTCCCGACAACGAGGAGCTCGCGGCCGCCGTCGACAACCTCCGGGCGGTCCTCGCGGCCGCCGACGACTTCGGCGTCGGTGAGCACTGCGATCTCTCCCTTCGTACCGCCCGCGGGCTCGATTACTACACCGGCGCCGTCTTCGAGTGCTTCGACGCGACCGGCGAGATCGGTCGCTCCGTCTTCGGCGGCGGCCGCTACGACGACCTCATCGAGGACTTCGGCGGCCAGCCCACGCCCGCGGTCGGCGTCGCCCCCGGGCACGCCCCGCTGGGGCTCCTCCTCGAACGGGCGGGCGTGGCCCCCGACGCGGCGATCGAGACCGACTACTACGTGCTGCAGGTCGGCGACACGCGGCCGACGGCCGCCCGGATCGCCCGCGACCTCCGTGGCCGCGGCCACGTTGTCGAGTCGGACGTCTCCGACCGGAGCTTCGGGGCGCAGCTGAACTACGCCGACTCGATCAACGCCGAGACGGTCGTCATCGTCGGCGAGCAGGACCTCGCGAACGAGGAGGTGACGCTGAAGGACATGGCCTCCGGCGACCAGACGACCGCGTCCGTCGACGAGTTCCCGGGCGGGTTCGACCGGCCGACGTTCGACGACTTCGCGTAG
- a CDS encoding DUF7411 family protein: MDLALCYSGGKDSSLAALVLDRFYEVTLVTAHFGVTEDHEHARRAAEALGFPFETHDLDPEVAHEAVERMRADGFPRNGIQRVHEHALESVAGRDVDAVADGTRRDDRVPSISRAFAQSLEDRHGVDYISPLSGFGRGAVDRLVDETLEVESGPSEEVPKADYEGELRALLREVGGDDAVAEVFPAHEQTYVRGTR; encoded by the coding sequence GTGGACCTCGCGCTCTGCTACAGCGGCGGGAAAGACTCCTCGCTCGCCGCGCTCGTCCTCGATCGCTTCTACGAGGTGACGCTCGTCACCGCTCACTTCGGGGTGACCGAAGACCACGAGCACGCCCGACGTGCGGCCGAGGCGTTGGGCTTCCCGTTCGAGACCCACGACCTCGACCCCGAGGTCGCCCACGAGGCGGTCGAGCGGATGCGCGCGGACGGCTTCCCCCGCAACGGGATCCAGCGCGTCCACGAGCACGCCTTGGAGTCGGTCGCCGGTCGCGACGTGGACGCCGTCGCCGACGGCACCCGCCGCGACGATCGCGTACCCTCCATCTCACGGGCGTTCGCCCAGTCGCTGGAGGACCGCCACGGCGTCGACTACATCTCACCGCTCTCGGGATTCGGTCGCGGCGCCGTCGACCGGCTCGTCGACGAGACGCTGGAGGTGGAGTCCGGTCCCTCCGAGGAGGTGCCGAAGGCCGACTACGAGGGCGAACTCCGCGCTCTGCTCCGCGAGGTGGGCGGCGACGACGCGGTCGCCGAGGTGTTCCCAGCGCACGAACAGACGTACGTGCGCGGGACGCGCTGA
- a CDS encoding 30S ribosomal protein S19e → MVTLYDVPAADLIDEVAARLEDRIEQPEWVQFTKSGQDRELPPQQEDFWFRRAASLLRKVADRGPVGVERLATEYGGAKHGSNRYVVSPPEHEGGSRKIIRVALQQLEEEGFVETAQGEGRRITDEGRSFLDEVAGEVLEELDRPELERYA, encoded by the coding sequence ATGGTTACCCTCTACGACGTCCCGGCGGCGGACCTCATCGACGAGGTCGCCGCTCGACTGGAGGATCGCATCGAACAGCCGGAGTGGGTGCAGTTCACCAAGTCCGGGCAGGACCGCGAGCTCCCGCCCCAGCAGGAGGACTTCTGGTTCCGCCGCGCCGCCTCGCTGCTGCGCAAGGTCGCCGACCGCGGGCCCGTCGGCGTCGAGCGCCTCGCCACCGAGTACGGCGGCGCCAAGCACGGCTCGAACCGCTACGTCGTGAGCCCCCCCGAGCACGAGGGCGGCTCGCGCAAGATCATCCGCGTCGCGCTCCAGCAGCTCGAAGAGGAGGGCTTCGTCGAGACCGCCCAGGGCGAAGGTCGACGCATCACCGACGAGGGCCGCTCGTTCCTCGACGAGGTCGCCGGCGAGGTGCTCGAAGAGCTCGACCGTCCCGAGCTCGAGCGCTACGCCTAA
- a CDS encoding EamA family transporter: MSPIAAPLQLVAPGIGVAVAAAVLWGVYLFALKRYVAGVPATVLTVLVNACALAWYAPVVATRLSPSSLPDPAMLGAPAVLALAGAVLGVGVGFVLFVNALALGEVSYVTPINKVVPVFVLPLELLLLGADLPALAFVGIAVVTAAVYVANYRGGDPVEPLRRAVTARPAQLALLSAVAYAVGDVAKRAVLDRVGLPPEALVVVVLGGVLLVLLPLAVRDWRGQRSWETPAPTFLALGLLVAVAEHLTSVAFAALPASIASPVINTQAVVAVVLGGVILGERRLGARLVAAALAVCGVGLLAV; encoded by the coding sequence GTGTCCCCGATCGCCGCGCCGCTCCAACTCGTCGCTCCCGGAATCGGCGTCGCCGTCGCGGCCGCGGTGCTGTGGGGCGTCTACCTGTTCGCACTGAAGCGCTACGTCGCCGGCGTCCCCGCGACGGTGCTGACGGTGCTCGTGAACGCCTGCGCGCTGGCGTGGTACGCGCCGGTCGTCGCGACCCGCCTGTCGCCGTCGTCGCTGCCCGACCCCGCGATGCTGGGCGCGCCCGCGGTGCTCGCGCTGGCGGGGGCGGTGCTGGGCGTCGGCGTCGGCTTCGTCCTGTTCGTGAACGCGCTCGCGCTCGGAGAGGTGTCGTACGTCACGCCGATCAACAAGGTCGTCCCCGTGTTCGTGCTCCCGCTGGAGCTGCTCTTGCTGGGCGCCGACCTCCCGGCGCTCGCGTTCGTCGGCATCGCCGTCGTCACCGCCGCGGTGTACGTCGCCAACTACCGCGGCGGCGACCCAGTCGAGCCGCTCCGGCGCGCGGTGACGGCTCGCCCCGCGCAGCTCGCGTTGCTGTCGGCGGTTGCCTACGCCGTCGGCGACGTGGCCAAGCGCGCGGTCCTCGACCGGGTCGGCCTCCCGCCGGAGGCGCTCGTCGTCGTCGTGCTCGGCGGGGTCCTCCTCGTGTTGCTCCCGCTGGCCGTCCGCGACTGGCGCGGCCAGCGCTCGTGGGAGACGCCGGCGCCGACGTTCCTCGCGCTCGGACTCCTCGTCGCCGTCGCCGAACACCTCACGAGCGTCGCGTTCGCCGCGTTACCCGCCAGCATCGCCTCGCCCGTGATCAACACGCAGGCCGTCGTCGCGGTCGTGCTCGGCGGGGTGATCCTCGGCGAGCGGCGGCTGGGGGCGCGGCTCGTCGCCGCCGCGCTCGCGGTGTGTGGCGTCGGTCTGCTCGCGGTGTGA